The Plasmodium yoelii strain 17X genome assembly, chromosome: 8 DNA window atagatagaaataattattttttaagtatggATAAGAgcattatatctaaattatatgatgcattaaCATCATTATGTAATATTCATGTTACCGATGCTGGGCACGTCCCAAATTGCGAGCAATGTGCAAAAGCTGCAAATGGGTTTGTTACAAACTATGAAGGAGTTATCAGTGATTctaatattactaaaaatggtTTATATCGTAAAATATtatctattttatatactttatcaaatgactatgataattttaaaaagaaaaataacaatagtTCATCCTTGCCATCGATAAAAACAAAGATTTATATGCCAATATATGGATTTTCATCATTAATTTTCTTGATagaaaacaatttttatatacttttattgatttttggtataataatagtttttataggaatttattataaggtaataataagaaaattaaaaaatatttttattatatatgtggaAACACTAATAAACAAATCATacgtttcttaacattttatattagtattcgttatctGGATTTCGGAATCGACTTAAAAACCAATATTTAAggaaaaaactaaaaaaaatgaagaaggaATGGaccattaatatatgattcgaagagcaGTGACTATTTCAGAAATAGCAATAAtggttgatatattttaagaaattgtctattttGAAATAAGTAATTTTGACCATAATTTGGTGGTTTATaagaataattaaataatataaccaattaaatataatgtcATATGTTTGTACagtttttgcataatttttatatagtttttatgttgtgggaccCAT harbors:
- a CDS encoding PIR protein; translation: MDGYMCQLLYTVRTSISDHLDTGGSHYFNSGHNFDKYCTNNSCDSNLGKINAGCLFLFDEFFKDSDNFKYNAKSNINIVEYIMIWLSYTLNKTTNGEKNINEFYNKYIENSNWYKKNIEGVTAYKNYKDLIDRNNYFLSMDKSIISKLYDALTSLCNIHVTDAGHVPNCEQCAKAANGFVTNYEGVISDSNITKNGLYRKILSILYTLSNDYDNFKKKNNNSSSLPSIKTKIYMPIYGFSSLIFLIENNFYILLLIFGIIIVFIGIYYKYSLSGFRNRLKNQYLRKKLKKMKKEWTINI